The genome window GCTTTTTATAATGCATACTTGAGCTTAGGTTGAGTTTGTAAGTGATCTCAGAATCTACAAGAATTCGTACaatttttttaatttttttaattttttttaaatGATAAAGGCTTAAGACTATGGTAATAAGACGTGTGGATTGGATCCCTGTGGTATATTCTGTCTGTTTGTCCTGCCTTGAGGAGCAGTCTATAGAATGCCTGTAAAGCCATAACGCCATCCTTGCTTTGGCATGACCTCAGCGCCCAAAGTTAACGCCTGAACACTCGATAGCCCCAAGCCAAGCATGCTACCGCCGTTGAAGCACTGAGCACCATCAGGACTGTTTCAAGGCTCTACTAAGGCCGGTCTCCTGACAGCTCCATGATGAAACCAATAACGAGACTAAAGACAACACCGAAGCCAACGAATATCTGCCATCTCTTACTCCAGATACCTTCTTGGCGCATCAACCATGCTAGACTTCCTAGTGGGAAGAAAAAGCCGACCATCATGGCTTTCAATAGTATTTCCAGCACGGAAGCCATGCCGGAGTTTTCGTCCTCGAGTGGATTAGACCCGGACGGGATTCCTTCGGCGTTGTTGTCGATCCATGCGTCTTCCATGTTGCGCAGGGTGTCAGGTGATGGCATAGCGTCTGGTGTAAAGCGCGATGTATGAATAGATGTAAACTGTGTCCTCAAGGTTGCGATTTCTGAAGGCGAAAAGCCAGACTGTAGCAATCGATCAAACCCCCGTGGTCGCGGCCTTGTTGAAGTCGTAGGTTTCGAACCATCACCAGTCGCTTCCTTCGGTGGCTTAAgcgcctcctcctcttccttcttcaactcgTCGCTCGTCAATTCATCACCAATGGAGCAATTAACATAGATCCGCGACACATTCGCaccctcaacagccttgccTTTCCCCTTCGGATCATCGTTGGTGCGCGGCGGCGCAGGATGTGGTTTGAGGACAGAGCTTAGCGCTGAAGCATCGGGGAGCAGATGACCTTGGTGAATGAGGCGTAATCGACTTTTGGATGATAATCGTGTGCGGAGGAGGTGCTTGAGAGCGAGAACGGTTGTTGTTTGGGGTGAGGGGATGTCGAGTTCGAGATCTGGTTGTGATGTGGTGAAGCGGATTGTGAGATGGAGGGGAGGAGGGATAGGgtgtgatgatgaagcctgAGAGGTCATGATGAGGGCATTGTTTGGGAGTTAGAGATGAAATTGTGACAGAAGCTGACAGACGGAGTGAGACTATAAGAATGAAGTTGTGCTGTTGATGCTACAATGTGTGTAACAGGAGCAAATAAAGCTGAAGTTGAGTGAAGCTGGGTGGTATTGGTGACGTGACCTCCACTTGCCGACCTTCTAGAAGGATGCTTTACAGGGTTGATGCAGAAGTCACATGCTGAAGCTTGCCTCTTTATTCTCTTCAAAATATCAATATTAAATGCTAAGATCGAGAACATTTAGAGCAAGACTCCCattctctttttatctcaATGCTTACAATAGACGCACCTTACTATTCATGTGAAAGAGACCTGCTTGAGGTAAGGTAGGTTCCAGACCAGTAGCTCCCATCGTAGGGCAGGGGTCTGTAACTGCAGCCCCGCTGCAAGGGTTCCTGAGCCTCTAAAAATCTCCCGACCGCCCGGCAGAAACTCCCCAAACAACCGTCATCATCCTTGATTTTGTTTTTACGTTGATCAACAACACGCTCGTTAGAACGTTTTTCCACATCACCATTGTTCTCATCCCCTTCCTGTTTTTCGTAGGGAGATGGTCTTGGGACTATGCCGCGCCTGCGAGGGACCAGATATTTGACCTGCTTTTATTGCGGGAAGAGGTCCAATACAAAATATGACGGCATCACACGGCAGTTCCTATGCCTATCATGCGATGCGACAAACTACCTCGATGAAGTATGATGATCACGTCCATGTTTTAATGCAGTTACTAATGAAGATTAGAATGGAGAGATTACGGATCCTCCAGTAGCCACCGAGCGTGAAGCTCCCGCAACCCAATACGCTGTTCCTCGACATTCATCTCCATCCTCCCCAAAAGATAGCATCTTTTGCGCAACATGTCTGAAAAATCAGCGGCTATTTACGTCATCTCTAGCGCAGTACCTGCCCGACGATACGAATCACCCCGACTACCCCGAGCTCGAGCGAAATTACTACAGATTCCGAAAGGGGTTGGAGGAACGATATCCTCAAGTTTGTGACGAATGCGCCGACAGGGTCGATGGTCAGATACGAAGGGCGGGATATACGGCTAAAACGGACCATCTTCGACggatgatggagaagagcaGAGGGAGAAAGATTTCACCAGAAAAGAAGGGCGCTCTAGACTGGGTTGATAGCCTAGGCAAAGGGTTGTGGTGGGGAGGATTGGCGATGCAGATGCTGTGGCATCTCAGAGCAGTCACTTTGGCGTTGGAACATGAAGATGTGGGAATGTACGATCCGGACGATATGAGTTGGTCGACGCTGGCTGTGAAGGGTCTGGGCTTGGCTGTGGCATTTCTTCCTTCAGCAGATACTCTCATCAACAGCGCCGTTGTTGCGAGTATACTATCGGCATGGTGGAATCCTCAGTTCGTGCAAGTCAGCCGAGGCTTCACAAGACATCTCCTGGGTTTCACGCAGTGGTATGCTTTTCAGGGGCTGATCGTCTTTTTTCGCTTCCTATTCCGCCGGGTGCTGGAGATGGACGGAGGACAGGCTCAATCACGGAACGCCCAACTTAGCGCGCACGTGGTTATGTCAGTTGTTATGGTCATGGTAAGTTGTCCGAGGAAGTTACACCTTAAAAAACGGTGCTAATATGTTCAGATATATTCTGCCGCAAAAAGGTCTATCAAAGTCGATACCACACCCCTTTTTGGCACCTCAAACACGACGTTTTCACCCCCGAAGCAACCTAAGATTACtcgagaaaagagagaggaACCAAAGACCTTCTCCGAATTGTTGAATGAAGCTTTAGACTCCCCTGCGGCAACACCCCAGCCAGATCGGTTCAATCCGTCACCTATCAGGACATtttcaccaccaccactgccCCCTGGTAGTTCTTTTAAAGCCCCTGGAAGCACTCGTACTCAATTCAACGCTCTCAACATCACACCTCGAAAGACACAAGACCTTGGATACTCGGACGAGATGGATTGGACACCAACCGAATCTCAGACTCAATCTCAGTCGCCATACCGAGCTTTCCAGGATACGCCCTCCTCCAATGGACCCCGAAAGTCGTTCGGAGAGGCACCCGTGAGCGCCGAAACAAGCCCGTTTTGGTACAAGGTCCCTCCTGCACCGACGAATCCATCCCAGCGTATACGAAACCCTCCTAACGCGCCAATTATCAGAACCAAGCCGGCACAGCAGGAGAGTATTTTCTTTCGAGGCGCGGCTAAGAAGAgggatgagaatgaagatgacgaacGTGAAGTTTCGTTCAAGCCGCCCAGTTTCTTTGCGCCTCAACACAGTAATGACGAGGCTAATGGGTTGGCTGACCTCCTGAGTCAGAGCTTTACCTTGGGAAAGGAACAAAGCTATCCTGATGGGTCTTCAGGAGGCTCCGCACTCAGACGGGGTTCAGAAACTCGCACGTCTACTGGTACACCTCAGTTCGACAACCTTGGTGTTGAATTCACCGCTCTGGCTGTGATGCTCGTTTTCTGGGGTCTCACTGTAGCAGTTTCCATGCCTTTTGGACGAGAAGTCCAGCTCGCATTGCTATCAGCAGTAGGCATCATTGCATTGCGAGAAACAGGCGAAACAAGCCGACAAACAAGACTCCCTACCACAGCGACATACATCAGCTCTGTGCTGAATGTAGTCGAGCTGGCAGCGGTCTGCTGGCTTGGACTGGAGGTTTTTCAGGAGAACGAAGGCGCTGGCAAGTACGGAATTGGGCTATTGACGACAATGCTTGGGCATCAGGTTTGGAGTACTATGAATTGAGGTTTATGCATAGATAGAGAGGGCGGTTTGTGTTGCTTGGGAATATCATGTGCGGCGTTGGATGAGAAACGAAGTATTTTATGAACATGGTGGCTGGTTAGAATAAGTTACCAGATGAGTCATGTTGGAATATCAATGAAACTATTGACACGCAAAGTTGCTCGTGTGACAAGTATGATAATGAAGCTTGGTTGGATATGCAGTTATGACTTGTATTCTTGGCTCGTCTTCTGGGATCTTTGCCCTGGAGACACTATCTCACGTGTTATTTCTCTGTTATCCAATCTTAGTCCTAACCCTCAAAAGGGGTCTCATAAGGCCTCTCAGCCTGTGGTGTGATGCGAGCAAGATGTCGTCGCTGACCAGAGTGCCAGTCAAGAATAGCAGTATGCTGAACTGATCTATTATCCCAAACAACAACAGTCTTCTCCTGCCATCTCACACGAGCATGGAAGTCAGCGCCCCATGCGATGTGCTCATACAAGAAGTTGAGAATAGCATCAgactcttccttcttgagaccAACGATGCTTCGTGTGACTTGTAGCCGTTAGCTTGTTTCTCCAAGTCTTGCATGAGATGACTTACACTGAGGGTTGACAAAGAGCGACTTCTCCCCGGTAACAGGGTGTGTTCGCACAATAGGATGCTCATTAACAACTGGttcacgtctcttaatacTTCCCTTCTTCACACTAGCATTGACCTGCTCAATCCCAGAATGAGTCGCCTTGAGTCCATGCAACAACTTCTGAAACGTCGGCGACAATCTGTTATACGCCTCGACAGTATTCGCAAAAAGAGTATCGCCACCAGTGTCGGGGTTATCAAGGACATAAAGAAACGTCGTTCCAGGCGGCTGCTGCTCATACGTAATATCAGAATGCCACGCCACAGAGCTCACGCGCGTCTTGAAGAACTCCTCGTACGACTTATCACCCGCGCTTCTATGCACGAGATGGATCTCAGGATGACCCTCTGGCGAACCAGACGTGGGATGAATGTGATGGCGGCCGAAGTAACCACCGAACTTTAAAGCTTCGGAGATGGGGAGGTCGGCGAAGTCTTGGTTGCGGAAGGCGACGACTTTGCGCTCGGCGACGTAGCGAGCTAGTTCGTCTTTGCCGGCGTCGGAGAGACTGCTTAGTTGGACGCCTTCGATCTCAGTGCCGATTGTGGGGGTGAGGTGGGAGATCTTTGTGGTGGACTTGAGGAGGTTGGGGAATGTTGGGTCTGCGTCTTTGCCGTGTTCGTAGTGCTCGAAGGGCTCGAGGGGAGGGTAGACTTGGTCTTTGTTCCATGTTGGGAGATAGTTTGGGTACTGAGATATGAGGGTTAGTATACGGAGTATATGTGAGAGAGGAGGTGATATACCTTTGCAGCAGCGTGGCCGTCAATACCCTTCTCTTCGGCTTCACGACGGTAGGCGACGGGGGACAGCTCCTTGTAAACGCCCTCGACATGGCCGGGGTAGAGCTTTACTTTCTGTGCATCGGCTGTAGGAGCCTGAGTCTCAACAGCTGAGGGAGCCATTGTGTATGGTTGCTATCAAATATTGTTTAAGTCTTTGGTACGGGTTTAACGTCAAATGTGTAGTTCACTTGGAGCTCTACGACCTTTATATACACCACTCACTCCTCATCTGACAAATACCATTCCAATACAATTCACAGCGCGGGGAAGTATGCATCCGCAATACAGAACTCGCAATGACGAACAGTAATTGTCAACCATTGTCATCATCCAAAAGCATCGCGCAAGCATCGGATCTATTGCGTTGATCAGTGAGACGCGAATCAAATCACGCAACGGCCGAGAGGGACGGAGAGTGTAACACGACAATGCAGAGTAACTTGGCGATCTGCGAGTATTTATCACGGCGTTATAGCATGGTATTGCGCAATGTCGGATCTCGTGGTTGAGGCCTTGGGGGTGGTATTGAGTTGGCGCAATTCCTGGGGATGGGTCACGCAATATGACTATCACTCGGGGTTATCGACACGGAGTATCGATGTCTCGGATATCGGCCATAACTCTTTAGAAGTTCTAAAGGCCTATGGAATAAGTTGTGtaggtattataattatatgTGGCTCAAAATTTGAGAGTTGCAGTTGTCTCAAATATCTCTATCGTCGGGAAATGGCTATATAATAGTCTACCCCAGCAACTCGATATCAACTATCCGTACAAATGCCCCGTAACACTTCCAACTACCGAACCATGCCAAGTCTGAGTATTTCTCCATAAAGTAGCCTAAGCATTCTCGTTTCACGGCATCTCGGTCGGATCACCCAGTGATTGGTCCCTATCGCGAGCACGTCATGCCTCTATTCTCATAAGATAGGACAAACCTCCGAACTCGACCATCACTAGTTCCAAAGCACCCCATCTCTTGTACTAATTGTAAGCTTAAATCTCTTGACTTATCGAGAGGTCTTTATTGGTTCTTTGGTTGTGGCTCATGGTCTGGACCGGACCCCCAGGTTCAACAAGAGCTGCTGTATCTTGATACCTTGGCTGACTCGGTTCAGAATCCCAGCGTCGTAGTTTATCCTAGAGGCGTCGATTAACCCTGAACCGGCTGGTCATGCCCAGAAAACACACGTTCGCCGAGTCCTGAGGTGATTTCCGTAGTCCATCGCGACATTGATAACCCCCGTGTCTTCTCATAGAGGCATCCCAGGCAGCATGGGGGCAGTACTGTAGAGTGTTAGATCAATGTCCAAAAGAATTGGTCTTGGTAGGGGAGATGCCAGCCTTTATAAGTCCAGCCCTGCACCACACAACATCACATCATGTTCGACATCTCCGCGGCCCTACCTCTTATTCTCTTTCTCCGAGGACTTACTTGCTCTCAGTTGTTACTAGTGCTTCCCACTAAGATCCAAAATGGCTGCCGTTGGAGACTCCAAGGGGGTCATCGGCAAGACTGACTCTGAGGATCAAGGTCGTTTTGACAGTGGTGATGAGACTGCCAATTCGTCAATCGAGCACCCCTTCTCGGATCCAGAGATCGCGGATCGTTGGAGAAAAGTGTATGAGAATGCGCAATATGAGAATCGACATCGGTTTGATCCAAGTTTTACTTGGACTGCtcaggaagagaagaagcttgttaGAAAGGTACTTTGCTCTTCCGCAAGAGACTTATACTACTATCACTATATGGCCTTCTGGAAGCCAGTTGACTAACATGCGCTTGTCTCTAGATTGACTTCCGCATCTGTCTCTGGGCATGGGTCATGTTCCTCTCTCTAGACTTCCACCGACGAAACATCAACCGTGCTATTTCCGATAACATGGTAAGTTAATTCTCCGATGCATCTGGTGTGAAATCTTGACTAATAGTTTCTTCTAGTTGCCTGAAGTAGGCATGAACACTAACGATTTCAACTACGGCCAAACTGTAGGTCTACCCCTGCTCGGCCCGGTCCTTCGACTGACCATTTAGATCTTCCTTGTGTCCTTCCTCTCAGCTGAGCTGCCAAGTGGCTTAATTAGCAAGAAACTTGGTGCTGATAGATGGATCCCGTTTCTCATCTGCAGTTGGTCACTTGTTGCGGGTTCACAAGCTGCGCTGCAGAGTAGGGGTGCTTATTTTGCTATCAAGGCTCTTCTGGGTCTTTTGATGGGTGGATTCATTCCGTAAGTCATCTGCACCCTGGCATGATAATAGCGACTGACAGAGATAGTGATATTGTTCTTTGGCTCACTTACTTCTACAAGTCCAATGAGCTACCCATCAGACTGGCTTTCTTCTGGACTGCCCTGAGCACTAGCAACATTCTAGGCTCTCTTCTCGCAGCTGGTATCCTTCAGATGCGAGGCGTCCTCGGTTGGGGCGGTTGGCGATGGCTGTAAGTACTAATGCTTGTCAACTTGGGAATCTCAAGCTCACATGGCTCTTAGATTCCTCCTTGAAGCTATTGGCACTTTCATCATCGGTCTCTTCTCTTGGGTTCTCATGCCTCCCGGTCCCTGCCAGACCAAGAGTTGGTTCCGTGGTAAGAATGGTTGGTTCAATGAACGTGAAGAGTACATCATGGTGAACCGACTCCTTCGTGATGATCCTAGCAAGGGTGATATGAACAACAGGTACGCTACCTCCGAGGCACCAACTATGCTCATGGACTAACACCTTTCACAGAGAAGCTGTCAATCTCTCCAAGCTCTGGAAAGCCGTCAAGGACTGGGAGCAGTGGCCGCTCTACATCATCGGCCTCATGGTGTACATCCCTCCCGCTCCCTTCAACACCTATCTCTCCTTTATCCTGCGTCAAATCGGCTTTTCCGTCTTCGAAGCCAATCTTCTGGCTATTCCATCTCAATTCCTCTACGCTGTCAACTtactcatcatcacctggCTTTCCGAGCGGGTCAAAGAACGAGGCATGCTATCATCCCTCTCCAACATCTGGATCTTCCCATGGGTTCTCGCCCTCGTCGTCCTTCCTGGTGATATATCCCCTTGGGTTCGATACGCTCTCATCACAGGTCTTCTGAGTTACCCGTACTGCCATGCTATTCTCGTCGGTTGGAACGCCAAGAACAGTAATAGTGTGCGCACGAGGGCTATCAGCGCTGCCCTGTACAACATGTTCGTCCAGACTGGTAACATTGCTGCATCTAACATCTTCCGCGAAGACGATCAGCCCCTGTACAGACGAGGTAACAGGGTCATTCTTGGCATCACATCTGCAAATATCGTCTTATTCTATATCGTCAAGGCGTTCTATGTCTGGAGGAACAAGGTCCGCGATGCGAGATGGAATGCTTTGACAAAGGAGCAACAGCAGGATTATATCCTCAACACTACGGATGAGGGTCAGCAGCGTTTGGACTTCAGATTTGCTCACTAGACGAGGGATATTTCCCACTGACTCATACCAAGTTTCGTCTTGAAGGATTTTCAAGACTTCAGTGTTGTACAATTCTATGATGAGAAAATCAAGATTGTAATTGGTACCAAACTTGTGCTCTCAACTGAAACCCCAGGATGCTTAGTACAGTGGAAGCAGCGTGTGCTGGTCTTCAGGGTATTGTAATAACATTTCATGACCTCACATGACATGCCTGATTAAGAAGACATCCGTGGAGCCATGAAGCAATTAAGGAAAGCTGATGAGAGACGGTTGGCCAACGCCGTGGCTATTTTGCTGAAGCCCTTAATATGACATCAACAGGATAGCCTCTTCCGCCACATGAAGTAAGTCACCACCAGACTATCCACATAAAAGCATTATTTGAAATCCTTGGCGCCAAACGACACCACTATTGTGCGCGCTTCCACAGTCGCCCAGGTGTTCGGAACGAGGAAACACGCCCAGTGACGATCAAGATCTCGAAACACAATAGACGACTCAAGCAATTGTAGGGAAAACAGTGAGCACTGAGACTAGAAGAAATGGAAGGGCCACAGACGTCGTATCATTTGCCGGATACGTGCTGGGGTCGGGGTTGGCGATAGGAGACAACATTCCGAAGTTCCTGGGCCAACTATTGTAGGCGTACACTTACACAGATCACCAGTCTCTTGGTGTGTAAGTATTCGAATGGCTTGTGGTTAGGTTGCGCCACAGGAACGCCTTTGGTTGTGTCAAGTCTTGGTCTCAGATGTTGAAGATACGGGAATAGTCTCAGATGAACCACTTGTGAGGGAGGTGAGACATTCTACAACACAGCACAATTCAGTCTACGAACGCAGCTACACAAACTCCTTCTAATTACATCATATATATTGCTTCCTTTCTACTCTATATGATCTTCAGTATCTTCAACTGGCCCCTTAAGTTCAATTCCACATCCGCTGCATCGAGTCTAGTCCAGGGACAACTGGAATTTTGCCACGGCCACCATCAAAGGCACGCAAATCTAGAGCAACAATAGCTCAAACTTACAAGTCGATCCTCAATATGATTTGAGTTTCCCACGAGTGATCGACTTGACGGTCACAAGGGTATAAGATGACGAGGTCCTCCCGTTTGCGGATGCCATGTCTCAGTCTCTCTTTAACCACCACTCCACAAACTTGAAACTCCTGATCTTTTTAGATCAATTCCACTCTCTTTAAAACAAAAACTGTGGTTCATCATTCAAAATGAAGGCTTATCTCGCTCTCTCTATCCTGGCTTGCGCCATCTCAACTACAGCTAAAAACATCCACCGCAGGGCTGACGGTTTTCTTCCTGCCGCTGGTATTCCCAAGGGTGGATATAACGCTTACGGAGGAAATTATGACCATCCTGAGACGAACAAGTATCAGCCTGTTGGGCAGAAGCAGGCTTCCAGCTCTGGTGCTACCAATACCGGAGGCAAGAAGGCGACTACGCAGAGTACAAAGTGCATTTCGAAGAGCAAGCTTGAGTCTATAGTCAACAAATACGTCTCGACTTTCTCTGGTATCACCGATGGTGGAGCGTTGGCCAAGACCATTTTCGAGGAGGACGTCAAGTTTTACTCCCAGTCCATCTGGTGgacttcatcatcctccaagatcaacaagtACGCCAAGGTAAACATATCCTCACCTTTCTATCGCATCCATCAGACTAACAGCTTCAGAACGATGACTTTCCTCCCATCTATAAGAATCGCAAGGAACTCATCGAAGGCAACACTGAAAAGACCAACGACCCTAGCGCCTTCATCAAAGGACCCATCGCCTACGGCTGCAACTCCTTCACCTTCTACTGGAAGGGCGACTTCGAGGTTCCCAAGGGAACTCGTCGTGGTCGCGGCAACGGTATCGACATGGTTTTCTTGAACCCTGAGACTGGGAAGGTCAAAAAGGCGTACTCTGAGTACAACACCCTCAACCAGGTCTACAACTGGGGTGCTCATATCACTTGGTCCAAGGATGATGTCTGCTGTGATTGCCCTGTAGTGTTTGATCCTAAGTGCAAGTGCAAGAAATAAACTTAGGGATGTTTGTAGTATAGCTGGTCTGGGATAGAGGAAAAGGCGTTAGTTTCTTTATTTAGGCTTGGTTATGGGTGAACTTAGATAGGCGTTGATGCATATACACAATCTTTACATACAAAAAACATATTCTCATTCAAACTTCTATTCACGCCCGCCGCGGGTAATCGTACATATGTGTCTGTTTGTCTAAAGCCGGCTTGATAGCTTGGGCTCATCGTCCAAAAAGATATTGATCAGCTTGGAAAAGTCATCCGCATATTGATACAGGAATCCATGCCCAGAATCAGGGTACAAGTGTAGTTGCGCTTGGgcattcttcaacttcttccataTCACAATGCTGTTCTCTGTAGGCAGCAGAAGGTCCTCGCTTCCTACTCTTGTGTTAGTGCTTTGCAACTTTGACACCCACTCGACTTACCATTTGCAATCAGAACAGGGATACGGAGCTCCTCCAACCGATCATAAGACGCATCCTTAGCCTGCTTCGGATCCATAAACTTTGCAAAAGCAATTCCCTGCCGACGAGCATTCGCAGGATCAACATGATCAGTTCTATCCTTTCGTGCATTCGTGATTCTCTTCCAAGCAGCCTCACCCGCGGCTCTGCTCTTATCGGAAGTATTGAACATGCTCATCAAGAAAGCTTCCTTGTGCTCTTCCTCTGTCTTGGCAGCATTGAGGGCATTGAATGCTTTCAGAGAAGGCGCTGGTACTACACCTTCGCCTGTGCTGGGCATAGTTCCGCAGAGGATGAGACGGCGGACAAAATCCTTTCCGTTGAGGGCGACGAGCTGAGCGACACAGCCGCCCATGGAGAATCCCATCACATCAGTCTTGTTGACGCCGAGTGCACGGAGGACGTTGATGTAGTATTGTGCCCATTGCTTGTATTGCTTGGGGACTTCGCCCTCAGAGCGCCCTACGCCTGCGTTGTCAATGGTGATGATGGGGCGTTTGGCCGCGATAGGGTTTATAAGAGCTGGATCCCAATGGTCCATTGTTCCCCTAGTATCGTCAGTTTCTGCCCGTAGCTCAGAATTGAAGAGAACTCACCTAAAGTGCATACACAATGTGAGGGGTACGCCTTGTTTCGCGCCGAAGCGCCTGTAGGCGAACTTGATGCCATCTACAGTGATGAACTGATCTTGGGCTGTTTCATATGTCGGCATTTTGAAAATGTTTATGGGTCTAGAGTTCCCATTTCTGAATGTCAGCAATTTGGAAGCTACTGTATGAGTTCAATGAAGATGCCGAGGTCCATCGGCTTTGACGTCAGGTGATCCATGATCCGGGGAACCTGGTCAATGTTTGAATACTTTCCTGATTGGGAAGTTTCACCAAGTCTCAGTGGCAGAAGGGAAGAATAGAGTTGGCTTCAATGTTCTCAGGCTGATCTCAATGTAACTCACACAGATAACATGGACAAGCTCTTAATGCCCAATA of Fusarium oxysporum Fo47 chromosome I, complete sequence contains these proteins:
- a CDS encoding DUF2407 C-terminal domain-containing protein, producing the protein MTSQASSSHPIPPPLHLTIRFTTSQPDLELDIPSPQTTTVLALKHLLRTRLSSKSRLRLIHQGHLLPDASALSSVLKPHPAPPRTNDDPKGKGKAVEGANVSRIYVNCSIGDELTSDELKKEEEEALKPPKEATGDGSKPTTSTRPRPRGFDRLLQSGFSPSEIATLRTQFTSIHTSRFTPDAMPSPDTLRNMEDAWIDNNAEGIPSGSNPLEDENSGMASVLEILLKAMMVGFFFPLGSLAWLMRQEGIWSKRWQIFVGFGVVFSLVIGFIMELSGDRP
- a CDS encoding Ima1 N-terminal domain-containing protein; translation: MPRLRGTRYLTCFYCGKRSNTKYDGITRQFLCLSCDATNYLDENGEITDPPVATEREAPATQYAVPRHSSPSSPKDSIFCATCLKNQRLFTSSLAQYLPDDTNHPDYPELERNYYRFRKGLEERYPQVCDECADRVDGQIRRAGYTAKTDHLRRMMEKSRGRKISPEKKGALDWVDSLGKGLWWGGLAMQMLWHLRAVTLALEHEDVGMYDPDDMSWSTLAVKGLGLAVAFLPSADTLINSAVVASILSAWWNPQFVQVSRGFTRHLLGFTQWYAFQGLIVFFRFLFRRVLEMDGGQAQSRNAQLSAHVVMSVVMVMIYSAAKRSIKVDTTPLFGTSNTTFSPPKQPKITREKREEPKTFSELLNEALDSPAATPQPDRFNPSPIRTFSPPPLPPGSSFKAPGSTRTQFNALNITPRKTQDLGYSDEMDWTPTESQTQSQSPYRAFQDTPSSNGPRKSFGEAPVSAETSPFWYKVPPAPTNPSQRIRNPPNAPIIRTKPAQQESIFFRGAAKKRDENEDDEREVSFKPPSFFAPQHSNDEANGLADLLSQSFTLGKEQSYPDGSSGGSALRRGSETRTSTGTPQFDNLGVEFTALAVMLVFWGLTVAVSMPFGREVQLALLSAVGIIALRETGETSRQTRLPTTATYISSVLNVVELAAVCWLGLEVFQENEGAGKYGIGLLTTMLGHQVWSTMN
- a CDS encoding major facilitator superfamily domain-containing protein; translation: MAAVGDSKGVIGKTDSEDQGRFDSGDETANSSIEHPFSDPEIADRWRKVYENAQYENRHRFDPSFTWTAQEEKKLVRKIDFRICLWAWVMFLSLDFHRRNINRAISDNMLPEVGMNTNDFNYGQTIFLVSFLSAELPSGLISKKLGADRWIPFLICSWSLVAGSQAALQSRGAYFAIKALLGLLMGGFIPDSDIVLWLTYFYKSNELPIRLAFFWTALSTSNILGSLLAAGILQMRGVLGWGGWRWLFLLEAIGTFIIGLFSWVLMPPGPCQTKSWFRGKNGWFNEREEYIMVNRLLRDDPSKGDMNNREAVNLSKLWKAVKDWEQWPLYIIGLMVYIPPAPFNTYLSFILRQIGFSVFEANLLAIPSQFLYAVNLLIITWLSERVKERGMLSSLSNIWIFPWVLALVVLPGDISPWVRYALITGLLSYPYCHAILVGWNAKNSNSVRTRAISAALYNMFVQTGNIAASNIFREDDQPLYRRGNRVILGITSANIVLFYIVKAFYVWRNKVRDARWNALTKEQQQDYILNTTDEGQQRLDFRFAH
- a CDS encoding Alpha/Beta hydrolase protein; translation: MPTYETAQDQFITVDGIKFAYRRFGAKQGVPLTLCMHFRGTMDHWDPALINPIAAKRPIITIDNAGVGRSEGEVPKQYKQWAQYYINVLRALGVNKTDVMGFSMGGCVAQLVALNGKDFVRRLILCGTMPSTGEGVVPAPSLKAFNALNAAKTEEEHKEAFLMSMFNTSDKSRAAGEAAWKRITNARKDRTDHVDPANARRQGIAFAKFMDPKQAKDASYDRLEELRIPVLIANGSEDLLLPTENSIVIWKKLKNAQAQLHLYPDSGHGFLYQYADDFSKLINIFLDDEPKLSSRL